The following proteins are encoded in a genomic region of Gossypium hirsutum isolate 1008001.06 chromosome D05, Gossypium_hirsutum_v2.1, whole genome shotgun sequence:
- the LOC107934810 gene encoding chalcone synthase 2, with the protein MVTVEEVRKAQRAQGPATVLAIGTSTPPNCVDQSTYPDYYFRITNSEHKTELKEKFKRMCEKSMIKKRYMYLTEEILKENPNVCAYMEPSLDARQDMVVVEVPKLGKEAAARAIKEWGQPKSKITHLVFCTTSGVDMPGADYQLTKLLGLRPSVKRLMMYQQGCFAGGTVLRVAKDLAENKKGARVLVVCSEITAVTFRGPSDTHLDSLVGQALFGDGAAAVIIGSDPIPEIEKPLFELVSTAQTILPDSDGAIDGHLREVGLTFHLLKDVPGLISKNIEKSLVEAFQPLGITDWNSLFWIAHPGGPAILDQVEAKLALKPEKLRATRHVLSEYGNMSSACVLFILDEMRNKSREDGVQTTGEGLEWGVLFGFGPGLTVETVVLHSIPA; encoded by the exons ATGGTGACCGTCGAGGAAGTCCGTAAGGCTCAACGTGCCCAAGGGCCGGCCACGGTGTTGGCGATCGGCACATCAACTCCACCAAATTGCGTTGATCAAAGCACGTATCCTGACTATTACTTCCGTATCACAAATAGTGAGCACAAGACTGAGCTGAAAGAGAAATTCAAGCGCATGT GCGAAAAATCAATGATTAAGAAGCGGTACATGTACTTAACGGAAGAGATTCTGAAGGAGAACCCTAATGTATGTGCATACATGGAACCTTCATTAGATGCTAGGCAAGACATGGTGGTGGTTGAGGTGCCAAAGCTCGGCAAAGAAGCCGCCGCTAGAGCCATTAAAGAATGGGGCCAGCCCAAGTCCAAGATCACCCACCTTGTCTTCTGCACCACCAGTGGCGTCGACATGCCTGGCGCCGACTACCAGCTCACCAAGCTCTTGGGCCTCCGCCCCTCCGTTAAGCGCCTCATGATGTACCAACAAGGCTGCTTCGCCGGCGGCACGGTGCTGCGTGTGGCCAAGGACTTGGCCGAGAATAAAAAAGGTGCTCGAGTCCTCGTTGTTTGCTCGGAAATCACCGCCGTCACCTTCCGGGGACCTAGTGACACTCACCTAGATAGTCTCGTCGGCCAAGCGTTGTTCGGCGATGGTGCTGCTGCTGTTATAATCGGTTCGGACCCGATTCCTGAAATCGAGAAgccattgtttgaacttgtttcaACAGCTCAAACAATCTTGCCAGACAGTGACGGTGCCATTGATGGTCACCTTCGTGAAGTGGGTCTTACGTTCCATCTCCTCAAGGATGTTCCAGGGCTTATTTCTAAGAACATTGAAAAAAGCTTAGTTGAGGCATTTCAGCCATTGGGAATCACTGACTGGAACTCCCTTTTCTGGATAGCTCACCCAGGTGGTCCAGCCATATTGGACCAGGTGGAAGCCAAGTTAGCCCTTAAGCCTGAAAAGCTACGAGCCACAAGGCACGTTCTTTCAGAGTATGGGAACATGTCGAGTGCCTGTGTGCTGTTCATTTTGGATGAGATGAGGAATAAATCAAGAGAAGATGGGGTTCAGACCACGGGTGAAGGGCTCGAGTGGGGAGTCCTGTTTGGGTTCGGACCAGGGCTCACCGTTGAGACGGTGGTTCTCCATAGCATCCCGGCTTAA